TTGCCGAACCAGTCCTCACCACCGATGCCCGCATCGCCGACGCCGGCCGGCATGGCAGAGTGGATGGTCTCGCCGAACTTGGCGCCGGTGAAGTTCAGGTACTTCATCACCTGCTCTTCGGTCAGGCCAAGGTCCGTGGCCATGCGCGAATAGCGCATGTACTGCAGCGAGTGGCAGCCGGCGCAGTAGTTGAAGTACAACTGGGCACCGCGCTGCAGCGAGGCGCGATCGGAGATGTTGGCGCCCGATTGCTGCAGCACCGGGCCGTCGCCGGCGGCCATGGCCGAACCGGCGACGAGGGCGAAAAGCCAGGGAAGCAGGCGCTTAATCATGCATGGTCACCCGATCAGGCACCGGCTTCACCGAATCCATCTTGGTGTAGACCGGCATGAGAAGAAAGTACAGGAAGTAGATGGCGGTGCAGATCTGCGCGATCAGCTTCTGGATCTCGCTGCCCGCTTGCAATCCGAGGTAACCCAAGGTCACGAAGGCCACCGTGAACAGCGCCAGGGCGATCTTGGTCAGCGGACCACGGTAGCGGATCGAGCGCACCGGAGAGCGGTCCAGCCACGGGATCAGGAACAGGATCATCACCGCGGCGCCCATCACCACCACACCGGCCAGCTTGTCCGGGATCGCGCGCAACATCGCGTAGTAAGGCGTGAAGTACCAGACCGGCTTGATGTGCGCCGGCGTCACCATCGGGTCCGCCGGGTTGAAGTTGTCGTACTCCAGGAACAGGTCGCCAAAGGTGGGGGCGAAGAAGATCACGAAGGCGAACAGCATCAGGAACACGCCGACGCCGAACAGGTCCTTGACCGTGTAGTAGGGATGGAAGGCGATGCCGTCGAGCGGCTTGCCCTGCGCATCCTTCTTCTTCTTGATGTCGACGCCGTCCGGGTTGTTCGACCCGACTTCATGCAGCGCGCCCAGGTGCAGTACCACCAGGCCGAGCAGCGAGATCGGCAGCGCGACCACATGCAGCGCGAAGAAGCGGTTGATGGTGGCGTCCGACGGCAGGTAGTCGCCCTGGATCCACTGCACCAGACCTTCACCGACATACGGGATGGCGCCGAACAGCGACACGATCACCTGCGCGCCCCAGAAGGACATCTGGCCCCACGGCAGCACATAGCCGAGGAAGGCCTCCGCCATCAGCGCCAGGAAGATCAGCATGCCGAGCACCCAGACCAGCTCGCGCGGCTTCTGGTAGGAGCCGTACAACAGGCCGCGGAACATGTGCAGGTAGACGCAGATGAAGAAGAAGCTGGCACCGGTCGAGTGCATGTAGCGGATCAGCCAGCCCCACTCCACGTCGCGCATGATGTACTCGACCGAGGCGAAGGCCTCCGCCGCGCTCGGCTTGTAGTGCATCGTCAGCCAGATGCCGGTGACGATCTGGTTGACCAGCACCAGCATCGCAAGCGAACCGAAGTAGTACCAGACGTTGAAGTTCTTCGGCGCGTAGTACTGCGCCAGGTGCTTGTTCCAGAAGTCCATTACCGGCATGCGCTGGTCGAACCAGCCGAGGATTCCGGTCGCGGTGGAAGTGCGTTCGCCAGCCATTACGCCGCTCCTTCGGATTCGCCAATGATCACCCGGCTGTCACCGTCGAAACGGTAGGGCGGAACCACCAGGTTGGTGGGTGCCGGCGAGCCTTCGTAGACGCGGCCTGCGAGATCGAATTTCGAGTTGTGGCAGGGGCAGTAATAGCCGCCCTTCCACTCGGCATCCCAGGGTTCCGGCTGGACTTCGGTGTGCAGCTTCGGCGAGCAGCCGAGGTGCGTGCACGAACCCACGAGCACGAGGACGTCGGGCTTCAGCGAGCGGTGGGCGTTCTTCGCGAACGCCGGCTGCTGCTCCTCCACCGCGGACTGCGGATCCTTCAGGCGTCCGTCCTCGCCCGGCAGCGCCGCGAGCATTTCCTCGCTGCGCCGGACGATGAAGATCGGGCGACCGCGCCAGGCGACCGTCAGTTGCTGACCCACCGCGAGCTTGCTGATGTCGGCGGACACCGGCGCGCCGGCCGCGACGGCCTTTGCACTCGGTTTCCATGCCGCAATGAACGGGACAGCGGCGTAGACGCCACCCACCCCACCCACCACGACGGTCGACGCGGTCAGAAAGCGGCGCCGGCCGTGATTCACGGACTCTGCTGCCATGCTTGACTCCATGCGGAACGAAAGAGCATTCGGCGACCGAACCCCAGGGCCCCGAAACCGTGCGAGTTTACAGGATGGGGTCCGGGGGGTTCAACGCAGACGAAGGCTTCACACCGCGCCGCCTTCCTGCCGACACCCGCGGCGCAGCAGTCGTCGCACATGCGAGCCCGGGCGGGGTCGCTACCGATCCATACTGCCGCGAATGGCGAAGATCGTACAGTGATCGGCGACGATCGCGTCTGGACAGGGGCCGCCGGCACACGCAGACTACGCGCCCTTCCCGGCCCGACCAACCGTCCGCATGGCGCGTATCCTGGTGCTCAACGGCCCCAATCTCAACCTGCTCGGCACGCGCGAGCCGGATGTGTATGGCCGCACCACGCTGGCGGAGATCGATGCGGCCCTGGTGGCGCTGGGTGCCGCCGCCGGGCATGAGGTCACAACGCTGCAGAGTAACGCAGAGCATGTGCTGATCGAACGCATCCATGCGGCGCGCGAGGATGGCACCCGCTTCATCCTGATCAATCCGGGCGCCTACACGCATACCAGCATCGCACTGCGCGATGCCCTGGCGGGCGTGGCGATCCCCTTCATCGAGGTGCACCTGTCGAACGTCCACGCGCGCGAGGCGTTCCGCCAGCACTCGTACCTTTCCGGCATCGCGGTCGGTGTGATCACCGGCCTCGGCGTCGACAGCTACCGGCTCGGTCTGGACGCGGCCATGCGCCGCGTCGGCTGAGCATCCCCTTCCTCTACACGAGCGGCGTACGCCGCGGGAGTACGGCCATGGCCATGGACATTCGCAAGATCAAGAAACTGATCGAGTTGCTGGAGGAATCGAACCTGGCCGAGCTCGAGATCCGCGAGGGCGAGGAGACCGTGCGCCTGTCGCGTTGGCCGAAGAACCTGCCGATGGCCGCCGCGCCCACGATGGCGCCGATGCAGGTGCAGATGGCTGCCCCGGCTGCAGCCGCCCCGGCTACCGCCGCGTCGGCCAGCGCGCCGGCCAAGCCCGCCGAAGCCCAGCACGAGGGCCAGGTGGTGCGCTCGCCGATGGTCGGCACCTACTATGCCGCCAGCGCCCCCGGCGCCGCGCCGTTCATCAAGGTCGGCCAGCAGATCAAGGTCGGCGACACCCTCGGCATCATCGAGGCGATGAAGATGTTCAACCCGATCGAAAGCGAAGTCGCCGGCACCATCGTCAAGATCCTGGTCGAGAACGGCCAGCCGGTGGAGTTCGACGAGCCGCTGGTCGTCGTGCAGTGACGGAGCCTTCGGGCAAGGAGCATTGGTCCGCAAAGGACGCGAAGGACGCAAAGAAGAGCGAAGTCCGGATGGTCGCGGACTTTGCTCGGATGGATCGACGATCCAGAAGCTCCTGCCGCCCGATGCTTGACCCGGTTTCTTTCCTGCCGTTCTTTGCGTCCTTTGCGTCCTTTGCGGACAAGAAGAAGCTATGCGCCGGCGAACTGACCAGGCGCAGATCTGGAGTCCATTCACATGCTTGAAAAAATCGTCATCGCCAATCGCGGCGAAATCGCGCTCCGGGTGCTCCGGGCCTGCCAGGCGCTGGGGATCAAGACGGTGGCGGTGCATTCCACCGTGGACCGCAACCTCAAGCACGTGGCGATGGCCGACGAGTCGGTGTGCATCGGCCCGGCGCCGCCGAAGGACAGCTACCTCAACATCCCGGCGCTGATCGCGGCGGCCGAAGTGACCGATGCGCAGGGCATCCATCCCGGCTACGGCTTCCTGTCGGAGAACGCCGATTTCGCCGAGCGGGTGGAGGAATCCGGCTTCGTCTTCATCGGGCCGCGCCCGGAGACCATCCGCCTGATGGGCGACAAGGTCAGCGCGATCACCGCGATGAAGCAGGCTGGCGTGCCCTGCGTGCCGGGCTCCGGCAAGCCGTTGGGCGATGATCCGGCGGAGAACGCGCGCATCGCCAAAGACATCGGCTACCCGGTGATCATCAAGGCGGCGGGCGGCGGCGGCGGGCGCGGCATGCGCGTGGTCCATACCGAGATGGCGCTGCTGAACGCCGTGGCGATGACCAAGGCGGAAGCCAAGAGCGCCTTCGGCAACGACCAGGTGTACCTGGAGAAATTCCTCGAGAACCCGCGCCACATCGAGATCCAGGTGCTGGCGGACGGCCAGGGCAATGCGATCCACCTCGGCGAGCGCGACTGCTCGATGCAGCGGCGCCACCAGAAGGTGATCGAGGAAGCCCCGGCCCCCGGCATCAGCGAGAAGCAGCGCGCCGAGATCGGCGAGGTCTGCGTCGAGGCCTGCAAGCGCATCGGCTACCGCGGCGCCGGCACCTTCGAGTTCCTCTACGAGCGCGGCAAGTTCTATTTCATCGAGATGAACACGCGCATCCAGGTGGAGCACCCGGTCACCGAGATGGTCACCGGCGTTGACCTGGTGACCGAGCAGATCCGCGTCGCCTCCGGCGAGAAGCTGCGCTACAAGCAGTCCGATATCGTCATGCGCGGTCACGCCATCGAGTGCCGCATCAACGCCGAGGACCCGCTCAACTTCACCCCTTCGCCGGGCACTGTGACCCGCTACCATCCGCCTGGCGGCCCCGGCATCCGCATGGAGACCCATCTGTACGACGGCTACAAGATCCCGCCGAACTACGATGCGATGATCGCCAAGCTGATCGCCCACGGTCCCGACCGCGCCACGGCCATCGCCCGCATGCGCGTGGCGCTCTCGGAATTGGTCATCCAGGGCATCAAGACCAACATCCCGCTGCAGCAGTCGAACATGCTCGACCAGATGTTCCAGGTGGGTGGGTTCAACATCCACTATCTGGAGCGGCGGCTGGCGGAGGCGAGGAAGTGATGGAATCGGTGACAAATGAAAAGTGAAAAGTGAAGGCCGGATCGGCGAGCCGATCCGGCAACACCTGAACCTCACACCTTCCCCGCGCCTGATTCATCACCTTTCACTTTTCACCTTTCACTTTTGACTGCTCTCCCATGCCCTGGCTAGAACTCCACCTGCGCCTCGAATCCTCCGACCATGCGGCCGTCGAGCAGGCGCTCGATGAGGTCGGCGCGCTGGCGCAGACGCTGACGGATGCCGAGGACAATCCGGTGCTGGAACCGGCGCCGGGCGAGACGCCGCTATGGCCGCAGCTCAAGCTGCAGGCGCTGTTCGCGGCTGAGCGCGACCCTCTGGAACTGCTGGTGGAGCTGGAGGGCAAGCTGCCGGAGGACGTGCTGCGCAGTGCGCGCTTCGCCAAGCTCGACGACCGTGACTGGACCCGCGCATGGATGGACCACTACCAGCCGATGCGCTTTGGCCAGCGGCTGTGGATCTACCCGACAACAGTGGAGCCGCCCACCGGCGGCGACACAGTGGTGGTGCGCCTGGACCCGGGCCTGGCCTTCGGCACCGGCACCCACCCGACCACCGCGCTGTGCCTGGAATGGCTGGATGGCCTGTCGTGGAACGGCGAGAGCCTGTTCGATTACGGCTGCGGCTCGGGCATCCTCGCGGTGGCGGCGCTACGGCTCGGCGCGGGGCACGCGTTTGGCCTGGACAACGATCCGCAGGCGCTGATCGCCTCGCAGGAGAATGCGCAGCGCAACGGCGTCGGCGAGCGGCTGTCGCTGCTGTCGGTGCGCGACGCGCTGCCGCCGCCATGCGATCGCCTGGCCGCCAACATCCTGCTGAGTCCGCTGATCGAACTGGCCGATCGCATCGCGGGCACAGTCAAGTCAGGTGGCGAGGCGGTGTTCTCCGGCATGCTGAAGGGCCAGGAAAGCGAGTTCATCGCGCGCTACCAGAGCTTGTTCCGCGACTTCGTCGTGACCCAGCGCGAGGACTGGATCCGGATCACCGCGATCCGCCGCTGATCGCCTGCGTCAGGACTCGTCGTCCAGCCGTCCGCGCCCCTGCTGGAAGCGCGCCAGCTCCACCCAGGTCGGGTCGGCCGCGGCGAGCAGCTTGTCGAGGATGGCCGATTCGATCTGCTCGACGTCGAAGCGCGCCCAGTCGACATATTCGAGCTTGAGGTCATGCCAGTGGTGCGCGGCCTCGCGCAGATCCCAGCGCAGGGTGTCGGCGACCTTCTGCGCCTCGTCGGCCGTCAATTCTTCGGCCGCGACCAGGTACTCGCGGACCTTGCCCATCACGTGCAGCAGCGATTCGGCCGCGTGCGTCTCTGCATTCGGCAATTCCTCGCGCAGCCAGCGGCGGGCGCTATCGTAGGCACGTTGCAGGCGGGAGTCGGACATGGGCAATCGAGCCAAGGCGGAGCGATGAACCGATGTTAGCGCTGTGCCCGCCGTCCGGCCATGCGGTGCTGGTGCTGGCGTTGATGGGCCTTCCTGGCGCCGGCAAGTCGACACTCGCCGCCGGTTTGGCCGCGGCGACCCGATGGTCGCTCCTCGACCGCGACCAGATCCGCTTCGAGCGCCACCCCGGAGACGCCGGTGACGCCGCGCGCGAGGAAGCCGATCATTTGCTGCTGCGCCGCGCTGGCACCGGCGTACGCGCGGCACTGAACCTGATCGTCGACGGCAAGACCTGGGCGCGGCGTCCGGACCGGGTCGCGCTGGAGGAGGTGGTCGAGGACGCCGGCGGCGAGGTTCAGTGGTGCTGGCTCGACCTGCCGGTGGAGGTAGCCTGCGAGCGTGTGCGTGCCGACCCCAGCCATCCAGCCCCGGATCGCGATGAAGCCCTGGTGCGCAGCGACGCTCTGCGCTTCGATCCGCCGCCACCCGATTGCTGGCACCTGGATGGGCGCCTGGCCCCCGAGTTCCTGCTGCGCGAGGTGCTGCTGCGGCTGGCCTCGCGGCTCAACGCGATCCTGATCGACGACCGCTGACGCTCGCAGACGGCTAGTGTCCTGTTCCGCAAGTAGCGCGAAGAAGCCCGGATTTCGCGCCGATACAGGCGTGCTCGTAGTCGGCTTGTGGTTCTATGGCGCAACGGCAACGCAGTTGCGGGCGCAAAGACGCGCGGCACCCTGCGATGCTTGCGGGACCCTCCTCTCGCCTGGCGTGGCCTAAATGCCTAGAATTTCTTCGCGCCTTGGCGCCGATACGGCGTTGCTCGTCGTCGCCATAGCCTATGACCAGCGTCCCGCCCGCCAGTTGCGCCGATGCGGCGCGCGGCATGCCGCGCAAGCCGCCGGCTTTCACCCTCCTCTCGCCTTGCCTCGCCGCAAGATTCATCGGAAATTTCTTCAACTTAATTACGGAACACCACACTAGTTGTTGGCCGACTTCAGTCGCACGTAAAGCTGCTTCTGCACCACCGCGACGATGCTGTCGTCCGGCGCGCGCACATTGACCGTGAACCAGCGCAGCACCTTCTCGCCGCTGGCGGCGGCCTTGCGGATCTCGTCCAGGTCTTCCTCGCGGACGCGGAATTCGGCCTGCACGTCGCCACGCCCTGGGCGCACGAACTCGATCTTCGCCGCACGATCCCAGACGATGTACTCGGGTCCCAGGCTCTCCATCACCAGGATCATCCAGAAGGGATCGGTCATCGCGAACAGCAGGCCACCGAACTGGGTGCCCACGTAGTTGCGGTTGTACCAGCGCAGCTTGAGCAGAACCTTGGCGTAGCGCCAGTCCGCGCCGATCTCGAGCACGCGCACGCCCGCGAACAGGAAGGGTGGCCACCAGTTGGCCCACAGTTTCAACCGGCTCGGAGTCATTCGACGCGACATGCAGAACGATGCCAATGGAGGTATCGCGAGTAGAGCCGCGCGCAAGCGTCACCGCAAACCAGCTTGCAGGAAACTTGTGCGAACTATTGTCGCGACAGGTTCAGCGCAGCGAGGCGTTCGGGCGTGCCGACATCCGACCAGCGCCCGCGATGGTGTTCGCCACCGACCATGCCGAAGTCGATCGCCTCGCGCAGGATCGGCGCCAGCCCGTAGCGACCCAGCGGATAATGCGCAACCAGCTCCGGACGGTACACGCCGATGCCCGCGAAGGTCAGCCGCGGCGCGCCGCACAGGTGCACGCGCCCCTCGCGCAACACGAAGTCCCCGCGAGGGTGCTGCGGCGGATTGTCGACCAGCACCAGGTGCGCCAGGCCCACGGGCGCGACGGGCAGGCTGGCGTAGTCGAAATCGGTGTGGATGTCCGCATTCACCGCGATGAAGGGCGCCTCACCCAGCAGCGGCAGCGCCCGACGCATGCCGCCACCGGTCTCGTAGGGTTCCGGCGGCTCATGCGACCAGCGGATGCGCACGCCGTAGTCCTCGCCATCACCCAGGGTGGCCGGCAACTGCTCGCCGAGCCAGCCGGTGTTGACCACCACATCGACCACGCCAGCGCGCGCAAGGGCACGCAGGTGCCAGCCGATCAGCGGCACGCCGGCCACCTCCAGCAATGCCTTCGGCCGGGTGTCGGTCAGCGGGCGCATGCGCTCGCCCTTGCCGGCGGCAAAAATCAGGGCGCGCATCAGTTGGCCCGACCCCGCGCGGCGACGATGCGCTCATAGGCCGCACGCAGCTCGCGCGTGCGCGCGTCGGCGGCCTTCAGCGCGGCCTCGTCGGCCCCCTGCCCTTGCAGCTTGTCGGGATGGTGCTGGGCCAGCAGGCGACGCCAGGCGCGGGTGAGGTCGTCGTCGCTGACGGATGGCGCCAAGCCGAGCGTGCGGTAGCAGTCGTCCAGCGGCAGCGGTGGCGGGCCCTTGGCGCGCTCGGCGATCTGAGCGGCAACCGCCTCGCGGCTCATGCCAAAGGCGCTGCCCAGGCGCTCGATGACGCCACGCTCGGCCGGGGTCATGCGCCCGTCGTTGCGCGCGTAATCGGCCAGCGCGCGCAACATGTCGGCAAGCTCCTGCGGCTGCGGTGCGGCCACACGGCGGAATTGGCTGACCTCGCCGACGATGTCCAGGCGCCCAGCGCGGCCACGCTGGAAGGCCCGGATGGCCCCGGCGCGACCGGGCTCGTCGAGCTGCAGGCGCTGCATCAGCTGCTCGGCGGCCGCGATATCGCCCTCGCTGACCCGCCCATCGGCCTTGGCCAGGTGCCCGAGCCAGAGGAACAGGAAGTCGACGCGCGCGCCGCGCGGGTCAGCCATGCGCACGCCGTCGGCGACGCGCCAACGCAGCCAGCCGGCGTCCAGCGCGTGGCCGAGCGCGAGCCCGGCGATGGCGCCGTAGGGCCCGCCGGCCGCCAGCCCGAGGCCACCACCGATCAGCTTGCCGAGCGTCTTCATGGAATCCGATTGCGCTGCATACGGCCGATTCTAAGGGCGCCGGCTGTCGCACAGCTGATGCCTGCGTCGCAGCGCATGCCGCGACCTGACGCCAACCGCTAGCATGCCGCCTCCCGCGTTTCGCCGAGGCACGACCCATGACCGCCCCGATCATCGCCCCATCGATCCTCTCCGCCGACTTCGCGCGACTCGGCGAAGACACGGCGAAAGTCCTTGCCGCCGGTGCCGACTGGGTCCACTTCGACGTGATGGACAACCATTACGTGCCGAACCTGACGGTCGGCCCGCTGGTCTGCGAGGCGCTGCGCAAGTACGGCATCACGGCGCCGATCGACGTGCACCTGATGGTCAAGCCGGTGGACCGCATCGTCCCGGATTTCGCCAAGGCCGGCGCCAGCCTGGTCAGCTTCCATCCCGAGGCCAGCGAGCACATCGACCGCACCCTCGGCCTGATCCGCGAGCACGGCATGCAGGCCGGGCTGGTGTTCAATCCGGCGACCCCGCTGAACCACCTGGACCACGTGATGGACAAGCTCGACCTGATCCTGATCATGTCGGTCAACCCCGGCTTCGGCGGCCAGTCCTTCATCCCCGGCGCCCTCGACAAACTGCGCGCCGCGCGCCAGCGCATCGCCGCCAGCGGCCGCGAGATCCGGCTGGAAGTCGACGGCGGCGTCAAGGCCGACAACATCCGCGCGATCGCCGCGGCCGGCGCCGATACCTTCGTCGCCGGCTCCGCGATCTTCAACTCGCCCGACTACGCCGCCACCATCGCCCGCATGCGCGCCGAGATCGCCGCTGCTGCTCCGTAGGGGTGAAAAGAACCGGACGCAGAGGACACAGAGGAAAAGCAGAGAGAACACGGAGAGAGCGAGGGTTGGGGTTGACCGAGGCACGGGCCCGGAGATGGCGAATGCTTCCGTGCCCAGCGTCGCACTGAACACCCGTCTGACACATCGGGGACGTGCCTCGTTGCACTCGATTCAGCGTTTCCTCTGCGTTCTCTCTGCTTCTTCTCTGTGCCCTCTGCGTCCTGCTTTTCGGTACCCGATCCTGCGCAGGTCAGCATCGGGCAAATCGGGGACAAGCGACGGCCGATGCTTGCCGGGAGCGGCGTGGCCGCCTACCGTTCGCGCCGACTCCACCTGCCACGAGCCCCATGGCCCGCCAGATTGCCATCGTCGAAGATGAACCCGCCATCCGCGCGAATTATGCCGATGCGCTGAAGCGTTACGGCTACGATGTGCAGACCTTCGCCTCGCGCCCGCAGGCGTCGAGTGCGTTCGCCCTGCGCATGCCGGACCTGGTGCTGATCGACATCGGTCTGGGTGACGAGCCCGAAGGTGGCTTCGAACTGTGCCGCGAACTGCGCCAGCGCTCGACCGCGCTGCCGATCATCTTCCTGACCGCGCGCGATGCCGACCTCGACATCATCTCCGGCCTGCGCCTGGGCGCGGACGACTACCTGACCAAGGACATCAGCCTGCAGCATCTGCTGGCGCGGATCGTCTCGCTGTTCCGCCGGGTCGAGGCGTTGAGCCAGCCGGCCGGCAAGGACCAGTTGCTGGAACACGGGCACCTCAAGCTCGAGGGCGACCGCATGCGCGCCACCTGGAAGGACATCGAGGTGCCGCTGACGGTGACCGAGTTCTGGATCGTGCACGCGATGGCGCGCTATCCGGGCCACGTGAAGAACCGCGACCAGCTGATGAGCGCAGCGCAGGTGGTGGTCGACGAGGCCACCATCACCAGCCACATCAAGCGCATCCGCAAGAAGTTCGTGGCGGTCGACCGTGAGTTCGATTCGGTCGACACGGTGCACGGTGTCGGCTACCGCTGGAAGGCGTAGGCCGGAGTGGCGCACGGCGCCTCTCCGGCGCTCTTCCCGCGGTCCCTGCGCTGAATCGCTGCCTGCGCCGGCGCGAGCCCGTACCGCGCCTCAGTTGCCCGCCGGCAGGAACCTGAACTCGAAGGCCACCGCCTCCTTGCCTGGGTCGGCCACCTCGAAGACCAGCGGTGCGGTCGCGCCAGCCGGAAACCCGCGCTCGATGCTGCTCGCCTCGGCGAGGTATTCGGCCGGCTGGAACCGACGCTGGGCGATGGCACGCTCGCCCAGGTCAGACAGGGTCACTTCGACCACCGGGAAGCGCTGGGTGAATCCGGCATCGTTCACCATGCTCGCGCTGATCATCAATGCGCGCGGCGCATCCGGGTGCGGGCGCACCTCGCGACTGACCAGGCGGATCGCATCCACCGCGCTGCGCATCGGCAGGCGACAGTTGAAGCGGTCGCACACCTGGTCCAGCCAGGGCCGCACGCGTTCATCCTCGAGCAGGCGCTCGCGCTCCGCATATCCGACCTGACCAGTCAGCACCAGCGCCAGCAGGATACTCCCGAGCCACCAGCCGCCATTGCTGGGCGTACGCGCCGCGGCCGCGCGCCGGCTGGCACCTTCGATGCGCGGCGCAGCGCGCAACTCAGGCGCGACCGGCTGGCGCGTGGCGGTACCTCGACCACGATCGGCGCGCTCGGCGGCGATCCATTCCCCCGGCAAGCGCGGCTCGCGCCGACCACCGCCGACCCCGGGCAGAGGCGGCGTCGGGTCCTCATGCGCGCCCGCGAACAGCGCCGGCTGGCGCGGCGCCGGACGCATCGCCGGGATATTCAGCACCACCGGCGTCGGGCTGGATTCCTCGTGCGGCAACTCCTGGAACGGCCCCTCAGGCAGGCGCTCGGTCAGGCGTTCGAGCCCGTCGAACACACTGCCGCAATGCCCGCAGCGGAACTGCCCCCGCGCACGCGCCAAGGCCTCCGCCTGCAGGCGGTAAACGGTCAAGCAGCGGTCGCATTGGGTGTACATGGGGACGGAGCATAGCGGCCAGATGTGGGTCCGCGGCTCCATTGCGCATCGCTTCCGCGTTGTGGTTTCGGGTTGTGAGTTCTGGGTTGTGGGCCGGTATGCCGATGGCCTGCGGGAGCGGACTCTGTCCGCGATCCTGTCCAGCGGCCGCAGGAAAGATCGCCGACGGAGTCGGCTCCCACAGGTGTCGCAGCGGGAGCTTCACTGCCCACAATCCACAACTCGGAACCTACAACCCGCGGTTCAGAGATCGCCGACGGAGTCGGCTCCCACAGGTATGGGAACGCGAGCCTCGCTGCCCACAACCCACAACCCACAACCCAGAACCCGCGCTTCCTAGCTCCTGGGAGAGAGCGCTTCCCGCTCGATTTGCTCCAGCGTCGCGTGGCGTACATCGGTCCCGCGCACGATGTAGACCAGGTGCTCGGCGATGTTCGCTGCGTGGTCGGCCACGCGGTCCACCGCGCGGGTGATCGACAGCATGTCGAGCAGCGCCGGCACATCGCCAGGCTGCGCCGACATGCGCTGCACCACCTCGTTGCTGGTGACCGAGGTGTCGCGCGCGAAGTCGCGGTTGTTGCGCAGCACGCCGACGGCCGCCTCCAGGTCGCTGCGCACGAAGGCATCCAGTGCGCCGCGCAGCATCTGCCGCGCGCGCTCGGCCAGGCGCTCGATGTCGCCAACCCAGCCGCCCTCGGTCACCCCGCCGTCGCGCACCTTGACCGTCAGGCGCGCGATCTTGCGCGCCTTGTCGCCGATGCGCTCCAGTTCCGACACGATCTTGCTGACGCCGAGCACCATGCGCAGATCGCTCGCCGCCGGCTGACGCTTGGCGATCAAGTGGGCGCAGGCATCGTCGATGCGCACTTCCAGCGC
The Rhodanobacteraceae bacterium genome window above contains:
- a CDS encoding cytochrome b N-terminal domain-containing protein, with the protein product MAGERTSTATGILGWFDQRMPVMDFWNKHLAQYYAPKNFNVWYYFGSLAMLVLVNQIVTGIWLTMHYKPSAAEAFASVEYIMRDVEWGWLIRYMHSTGASFFFICVYLHMFRGLLYGSYQKPRELVWVLGMLIFLALMAEAFLGYVLPWGQMSFWGAQVIVSLFGAIPYVGEGLVQWIQGDYLPSDATINRFFALHVVALPISLLGLVVLHLGALHEVGSNNPDGVDIKKKKDAQGKPLDGIAFHPYYTVKDLFGVGVFLMLFAFVIFFAPTFGDLFLEYDNFNPADPMVTPAHIKPVWYFTPYYAMLRAIPDKLAGVVVMGAAVMILFLIPWLDRSPVRSIRYRGPLTKIALALFTVAFVTLGYLGLQAGSEIQKLIAQICTAIYFLYFLLMPVYTKMDSVKPVPDRVTMHD
- the petA gene encoding ubiquinol-cytochrome c reductase iron-sulfur subunit translates to MAAESVNHGRRRFLTASTVVVGGVGGVYAAVPFIAAWKPSAKAVAAGAPVSADISKLAVGQQLTVAWRGRPIFIVRRSEEMLAALPGEDGRLKDPQSAVEEQQPAFAKNAHRSLKPDVLVLVGSCTHLGCSPKLHTEVQPEPWDAEWKGGYYCPCHNSKFDLAGRVYEGSPAPTNLVVPPYRFDGDSRVIIGESEGAA
- the aroQ gene encoding type II 3-dehydroquinate dehydratase codes for the protein MARILVLNGPNLNLLGTREPDVYGRTTLAEIDAALVALGAAAGHEVTTLQSNAEHVLIERIHAAREDGTRFILINPGAYTHTSIALRDALAGVAIPFIEVHLSNVHAREAFRQHSYLSGIAVGVITGLGVDSYRLGLDAAMRRVG
- a CDS encoding acetyl-CoA carboxylase biotin carboxyl carrier protein, with the translated sequence MDIRKIKKLIELLEESNLAELEIREGEETVRLSRWPKNLPMAAAPTMAPMQVQMAAPAAAAPATAASASAPAKPAEAQHEGQVVRSPMVGTYYAASAPGAAPFIKVGQQIKVGDTLGIIEAMKMFNPIESEVAGTIVKILVENGQPVEFDEPLVVVQ
- the accC gene encoding acetyl-CoA carboxylase biotin carboxylase subunit, whose translation is MLEKIVIANRGEIALRVLRACQALGIKTVAVHSTVDRNLKHVAMADESVCIGPAPPKDSYLNIPALIAAAEVTDAQGIHPGYGFLSENADFAERVEESGFVFIGPRPETIRLMGDKVSAITAMKQAGVPCVPGSGKPLGDDPAENARIAKDIGYPVIIKAAGGGGGRGMRVVHTEMALLNAVAMTKAEAKSAFGNDQVYLEKFLENPRHIEIQVLADGQGNAIHLGERDCSMQRRHQKVIEEAPAPGISEKQRAEIGEVCVEACKRIGYRGAGTFEFLYERGKFYFIEMNTRIQVEHPVTEMVTGVDLVTEQIRVASGEKLRYKQSDIVMRGHAIECRINAEDPLNFTPSPGTVTRYHPPGGPGIRMETHLYDGYKIPPNYDAMIAKLIAHGPDRATAIARMRVALSELVIQGIKTNIPLQQSNMLDQMFQVGGFNIHYLERRLAEARK
- the prmA gene encoding 50S ribosomal protein L11 methyltransferase — its product is MPWLELHLRLESSDHAAVEQALDEVGALAQTLTDAEDNPVLEPAPGETPLWPQLKLQALFAAERDPLELLVELEGKLPEDVLRSARFAKLDDRDWTRAWMDHYQPMRFGQRLWIYPTTVEPPTGGDTVVVRLDPGLAFGTGTHPTTALCLEWLDGLSWNGESLFDYGCGSGILAVAALRLGAGHAFGLDNDPQALIASQENAQRNGVGERLSLLSVRDALPPPCDRLAANILLSPLIELADRIAGTVKSGGEAVFSGMLKGQESEFIARYQSLFRDFVVTQREDWIRITAIRR
- a CDS encoding AAA family ATPase: MLALCPPSGHAVLVLALMGLPGAGKSTLAAGLAAATRWSLLDRDQIRFERHPGDAGDAAREEADHLLLRRAGTGVRAALNLIVDGKTWARRPDRVALEEVVEDAGGEVQWCWLDLPVEVACERVRADPSHPAPDRDEALVRSDALRFDPPPPDCWHLDGRLAPEFLLREVLLRLASRLNAILIDDR
- a CDS encoding DUF4442 domain-containing protein; protein product: MTPSRLKLWANWWPPFLFAGVRVLEIGADWRYAKVLLKLRWYNRNYVGTQFGGLLFAMTDPFWMILVMESLGPEYIVWDRAAKIEFVRPGRGDVQAEFRVREEDLDEIRKAAASGEKVLRWFTVNVRAPDDSIVAVVQKQLYVRLKSANN
- a CDS encoding nucleotidyltransferase family protein, which translates into the protein MRALIFAAGKGERMRPLTDTRPKALLEVAGVPLIGWHLRALARAGVVDVVVNTGWLGEQLPATLGDGEDYGVRIRWSHEPPEPYETGGGMRRALPLLGEAPFIAVNADIHTDFDYASLPVAPVGLAHLVLVDNPPQHPRGDFVLREGRVHLCGAPRLTFAGIGVYRPELVAHYPLGRYGLAPILREAIDFGMVGGEHHRGRWSDVGTPERLAALNLSRQ